One genomic window of Anoplolepis gracilipes chromosome 5, ASM4749672v1, whole genome shotgun sequence includes the following:
- the Rh5 gene encoding opsin, blue-sensitive produces MLMYNGSGIIAEPLVFASRVGDVQPLQERFLGWNFPAEHADLVHPHWRAFLVPGKLWHVALALIYFLLLMLSFIGNGIVIWIFSTSKSLRTPSNLFILNLAVFDLLMATEMPMFIINSFLERTIGWEIGCDVYALLGAISGMGQAITNAAIAFDRYRTISCPIDGRLNGKQALVMVLLTWFWALPFSILPMTGLWGRYVAEGFLTTCSFDYLTDNEDTRTFVITIFFWAYVLPMLLIIYFYSQLLKSIRAHEKMLRDQAKKMNVKSLVSNQDKERSVEMRIAKTAFTIFFLFVLAWTPYAVVALTGAYGNREVLTPLSTMLPAIFAKTVSCIDPWIYAINHPRYRQELDKRCKWMGIREPTAEDTVSAQTERVTAEES; encoded by the exons AGATGTACAGCCCCTGCAAGAACGATTTCTAGGATGGAATTTTCCTGCCGAGCACGCAGACCTGGTGCATCCACATTGGCGCGCATTTCTCGTGCCCGGAAAATTATGGCATGTCGCTCTTGCGCTCATTTACTTCTTGCTTTTAATGCTCTCTTTCATCGGAAATGGCATCGTCATTTGGATTTTCAGCAC atCGAAATCATTGAGAACGCCATCAAACCTATTTATCTTGAATTTGGCGGTGTTTGATCTACTGATGGCAACGGAAATGCCTATGTTTATCATAAACAGCTTTTTGGAACGAACAATTGGTTGGGAGATCGGATGTGACGTGTATGCTTTGCTCGGTGCAATTTCCGGAATGGGACAAGCGATCACCAACGCGGCGATCGCTTTCGATCGATACAG AACAATTAGCTGTCCGATTGACGGTAGATTAAATGGAAAACAAGCTTTAGTGATGGTTCTTCTCACATGGTTCTGGGCACTGCCCTTCTCGATATTGCCCATGACGGGATTGTGGGGTCGATATGTAGCag AGGGTTTCCTCACCACGTGCAGTTTTGATTATCTCACGGATAACGAGGACACGAGGACTTTTGTGATAACGATATTTTTCTGGGCGTACGTCCTTCCTATGCTgctgattatttatttttactcacAGTTGCTGAAGTCTATTCGTGCTCACGAGAAAATGCTCCGCGACCAA GCCAAGAAGATGAACGTCAAGTCGCTCGTATCGAACCAAGACAAAGAGAGGAGTGTCGAGATGAGAATCGCGAAAACTGCTTTTacgattttctttctcttcgtaCTCGCGTGGACACCGTACGCAGTTGTCGCTTTAACGGGAGCCTATGGAAATCG TGAAGTGCTTACTCCACTCTCGACTATGTTGCCAGCCATATTTGCCAAGACGGTATCGTGTATCGATCCGTGGATATATGCAATTAATCATCCTAG GTATCGACAAGAATTAGACAAGCGTTGCAAATGGATGGGAATCCGGGAACCTACAGCCGAAGATACCGTGTCGGCACAGACTGAGAGAGTTACCGCTGAAGAATCGTAA